cggaagccaaaacaaacagcataggtactcacacgtaccaacggacattgtaacagTAACGTACAGCCCAATGGACACCAAAGGACACACTCATATgagtactaatcagtgggaagTAATGAATGTTCCGGAGGGATCCGAAACTTTGCAGCTTGGGTCCCAACCCATAGCTTGGGAACCACTGGACTAGATGTTCAGATCAGGCTCAGGGGCGTACTGTAAGTGTTTAGTAATTAGACCATGGTTGTGTTCTCCGAACGGTTGTTTTCTTCTTCCTCAGGCGACCCGACGGTGTGCTCCATCTCCAACCCTGACTTTGTGATCTACTCGTCGGTGGTGTCCTTCTACCTGCCCTTCACTGTCACCCTGTTGGTGTACGTCCGCATCTATGTCTTCCTAcggaaaaggaggaagaggatcgCCTTCCGCCAGGCCAGAAGTGGAAAGGTCCAGCCAGGCTCGGCCCTGCCCTCAGTGGTGAGAACACATCCAAATGGTCTCACAGTGAAGTACATTGAAGTGAGTGCATACCCTCATACATCTGCACATAGGTCTGTAAGGATTTCCTTACAGAAGAGATGTCAATCTCAATGGGACTCACATAGATAAATGAATGATAAAGCACTACACGCTCACGTCAACATTTCACTCATGAATAGCCAATGTCACAAGTGGCATCTGTCATGTGACACAACCACAAGGAAATGTTTACCACCATCATACAGAGATCTTGGAGAGATCtgatatagagaggaggtcatccagCTATTAGGCTTGTCGTGGTTGCAGGAGGAGGGATGATGATATAACCACTCCATGGAGTTGTGCTGAGGTCCGTGCTGCTCTCTCGGTGGCCAGCTCCATATGATGTGTAGAAAGGAGCGTATCTGTGATGTGAGAGCTGGGCGAACAGGCTCAGTTCTACTCATTTGTCAGTTCATGTTATACGATCATGTGGGATCTGAGGATCCGTGGGCTTGTTGGAGTTCCTTTGATCATTACATTCACGTTCAGGCAGATTTCAGGGTCATTTCCATCACACTAGAGGTGACTGTAAGGTCATGCCTTTAATGTGACGGTAGCAGGTGGAAGGATAGTTTATGTTACAGTCCGCTCTTTACCGGCTTAGAAATCACAATGTCAAATAAATGGTAATTACATGGTAATTATAAACTAATTACTGTTTTGTTTAATTGGGATTCATTAAAATAGGAGCCATTATGTTGTATTTAGTTCCAAAGGGTGCCAATTGTTACCACATAATGTCTTAGTAAATACCAAGCAACACCATCTGGAGGGGAAGTCAAATAAAGAGAATTGAATCAGTGACATTGGGACTGGTTATAAGATCAGACCCTTCATTTGAGCGGCGGGTTGCAGGATCATTTCCAGTCATTGAGCCCAGGTTTGATCATATCCATTATGGGTTGTTTGTGTTATCAAATCACGTCCTAGGAGACATCTGGGATGAGGGAACTAACGGTGCTGTTTGGGAATGTTGGAACAGGATTTAGTTCCAGCTAACTGGAGAAAAATGTGATATGGAAAAGCTTTCAATGCTGccctgatttatttttattttgatatAAATGGAATGCAATTTTTTTCTCCCCATCCAATTTCAATAGAGCCAATCAGAGATTAGAGCAAGATTATCTGCAACACAGCAGGCAAAGACGTTAAGAACTTGAGGAATCTGGTTTAAGGTGTTTGAGGGCCCTGTGCTACGTGGTTTAGTTAACAGCTACTATAttgacagatggatggatgggggaaTGGGTGCTAAGATAGATTTGTTTACCTTTTGAAGGATGAGTCAGGTGTGATATTTCCTCTCTgccaatcctctctccctccttctctccctcctccttcttgcCTCCTGTGTGTTTAGGGACAGTTTGAAATTtattggggtggggggggttaggGGTCCAAAATAGGGGAGGGTTGACTAACTTTTGTTTTTCTTTGGTGAGGGTTGTGTATTGTTTCATTGGGCAAAGAGGATGGTAGTGCATTTTTTTCCCttgttaacctgtctaggactggggttcaacagccaatgaaattgcagggtgccaaatacaaatcaaaagaaatctcataaatcaaatttctcaaacatacaagtattagagaaaacatttcagtctctcgatgtgcaaaactgatagagacataccccaagcgacttacagctgtaatcgcagcaaagtattaatttaaggggtctgaataattttgcacgcccaatttttcagtttttgatttgttaaaaagtttgaaatatccaataaatgtcgttccacttcatgattgtgtcccacttgttgttgattcttcacaaaaaaatacagttttatatctttatgtttgaagcctgaaatgtggcaaaaggtcgaaaagttcaagggggccgaatactttcgcaaggcactgtagctgatCATTGTCTGGCTCTGATCGTAGTGTAGGACTAATGAAATAGGCAGGGAGATTGAACTCATCCTTGGTGGTGGGCGAACCCTCAACCTCCTGGCCCGTATCCCTTTGCGGCATCGACTATGCCACAAAAGCATGCTGTTGTGGCAAAGTCGATATCCACGACCATAAACACAGGGTCGCTAGGATTATTATTTGTGGTCGTAAACATTATTTTGAGCTATTTCTATGAGGGTAAATTTCAAACTGTCCCTTACATGTTGCAAGATGAGTCAGTCATCAtgtgtatccctctctccatccctctctccatctctctctcactccattcatccctttctctctcccttcattcccCTCTCCCAGGAGACATGTCTGCAGGAGGAAACCCCCAAGGAGAAGAGAGACCTGTCTCCCATCAGGATCAAAGTGGTAAGagtagtgtgtatatgtgttgtgtgtatatatgtgtgtgtctgagtgcgtgtgtgtgtgtatatctgagtCCATGCGTGTATGTCTTTATGCAGCCTGCATGTAGGTGTTTGTTTATGTTGGAAAGTATGAGAGGGTAAAGTACACTTTTAGAAGTAAAGGAGCCTGGGAGAACCTTTTGGGGTTCTAAAAATTGCCACACAGGGAACCTTTCCAGTTCAAAAAGGTTCCTTGAGGAACCTCTCTGAAAAGAGGAATCCCTGTGTAAAGGTTGAAACTGGAACCTTTTTGTGATGGGAGGGGTTCCATTTTTTACCTTTTTAATAATATATTGTAGAGGTGGCAGCCTATCAGAAGGTATGGCTTTCAAATGGTTATTTTTGGCCAAATGTTAGAGTAAATCTCATTCCTGTTTATCATGTTAAGTTTGAACATATTCTCCTTGAATATTTATGCATATTACATAttctaatataatattaataatattaacATTGCTGATTATATATAGTAATAAAGTGTTAACTATTCCAATTTTGGGATTTGAGTAGACTCTTGAAGAACTGAGGGtatgtttacacaggcagcccaattctgattatTTAAATTGGCCTTTTGACCAACCAAAGGTGCAAATATGAACAATTGACTTTGGTTTAAACAATTGGTTTAAACAGAATCTAAATAACTCACCGACTTTCAATGAATCAGGTGGCATATTCAGATATTCTTGGCTGTGAGTGTCTGTTCTCTTTTTagcactgcgtgtgtgtgtgtgtgtgtgtgtgtgtgtgtgtgtgtgtgtgtgtgtgtgtgtgtgtgtgtgtgtgtgtgtgtgtgtgtgtgtgtgtgtgtgtgtgtgtgtgtgtgtgtgtgtgtgtgtgtgtgtgtgtgtgtgtgtgtgtgtcattagccCCAGGGCTGCGAGGAAGCTGAAAATCTGAATTATGAAGCTCCTCTCCTCGCCTACTGCCTCTAAACTCCGATCCCAATCTTAAAGTTTTGAGCTTTATTTGTCACACCAGCTCGCGCATAATCAACAAATTACTTCAAAGATGGAGAAAATGACAAGCTTTAATTTCCTACTGAGAACAGGGCTGCGAGGCTCGGCTGTTAGACGTGTGTTCAGACTGACAGGTGGAAACATGAGAAACAGGAAGGAGCAGTGAACTAGGAAGGGCCGGGGTCTCTGAAAGTACGGGGTGGAGATCAGGGACACGTCCAgaatcaggagtaaatgtcagggaATCCtgtcacctggtgtcccaggtctgaaaaagtccctgattagaggggaaatatGAAAGCAAACAGTGTTGCACACCTTAATCTGCATacccccatcccctccctctggAATCAGACAAGGGGTTGTTTTTGGACCAGATCAACAGTAGGGTCATTGGTCAGCACCTTCAGatatgactgactgtgtgttcCTTCCAGGAGAGTGTGGAGCCGGCAGTGCCCCCTAAAACTCACCTCATATCGGGGTGCCTGAGGCGTAAGCGTACCCGGACGGCCCCCGTGGAGAACACTCTGCTGCCCCCAGTGGACATCCAGAACTACTGCAGCATCAGCCACGCCTCCTGCGGCCGCACCGAGCACGAACAGGACCGTGCCGAAGAAGAGGAGGAGTTGGCCAAAGAGAGAGCGCGTAGACCCGTGAGGAGGAGCTGTGAGGTTAAGGAGTTGTCCAATGGACGCATTCACACGGCCCTCCGCCCCACCCCCTGCTCCCAGTCCCTGGCCGgccaacaacagcaacaacatggAATCAGGAGCATGCAGAACAGGGAGAAGAAGGCTACGCAGATGCTGGCCATTGTTCTTGGTAAGAAGTAGTACTCTCTCTATTAGGACTATCATCATGTATATTATTCATTCATCTTTATGAACTCTACCACGTGATTTGATTGAGAACACATGGACCACATGGGGaagagtggaaaggagaggagagacaaagtaGTCAAATGGGTCAATCAGAAGCTTGGGATGATAGACTGTGAATACTGTTGTAGAATACTGGGGTTATGGACatgggggtcagaggtcagaatCACTCTCCCTCCCAGATCTATTCCCGCCATTATAACACCATTTTACTCTGCAGAATAATAGAACAATGTCTCCAGAGCCATACAATACCATTGCATTGCCTATGTAGGATATCAGTTACAATTCATTACCTTCACTGCTGGGTGCCTAGCACTAGTTTGTCTTCAGTTCTAGTGAGACTTTATTAAATCAGGATATCTGAAATGTTACAATTCATTACCTTCACTGCTGGGTGCCTAGCACTAGTTTGTCTTCAGTTCTAGTGAGACTTTATTAAATCAGAACAGACCATGGTAAAGCTGAAATGTAAATTGGATGGGTGGCACTAGTTTGTCTTCAGTTCTAGTAAGACTTTATTAACTCAGAACAGACCATGGTAAAGCTGAAATGTAAATTGCATGGATGGATCTAAATATAGATATGTAAATTGCATGGATGGATCTAAATATAGATATGTAAATTGCATGGATGGATCTAAAGATAGATATGTAAATTGCATGGATGGATCTAAAGGTAAATTGAACGGGTGGATCTAAAGATACATATCCACTTTATGAGGTGAAACACCTGCAGTAGCACCTTTCCATTCTATTTTTCTTTCACACACACGCAAgtgcacatgcacagacacatgtatacacacctgcacacacacacatacacacacaaacatacacactgtAATGATTAGCGGATGTTGTTAGCCTCCATTGGTCCAGGCTGTTCATTGTGAGAGCTGGCATGTTGGCGAGTCCATGCCCTACTGAGTGAGACTGAAGCTAATCAGAGGTGTCTGCTTAATTAGACAGAAGAGTCACGTAcgcacacataccacacacacacacacacacacacacacacacacacacacacacacacacacacacacacacagacacacacacacacacacacacacacacacacacacacacacacacacacacacacacacacacacacacacacacacacacacacacacacacacacacacacacacacacacacacacacacacacacacacacacacacacacacacacacacacagagagcagatGTCCTCAGCCTGACACACTCCCTAGCTTCTATGGCCTAGAGAGAATTGGATCGGTCAGCCATGTCACATGACTTGGACGACTTTGAACTGTGGGGGAGACACTTTCTGAATTCCAAATCGACACCTAGCCCGcggtatcttaatttgatcactctgttgtcgGTGAGAATTTTTCTGCGTCATCAAATGAGCCTGTGATTTACAAAAATTCACTGAAACCCTGCAGTTCTCTTTCTCAATCACTCGCTTAACACTAAAGCACCAGAAAGAATACATTTCCTACTACTAGGTCCTACTGTAGGTCCTACTACTGTGACATTCAAATGCACAGTATCTTAAATGCAGCCATACACATCAGCAACCACTGTTTTATAAAGCTTAAAGAGATTGAAGGGAATCTTAAGCACTTACAAATCCGTAAGATATTGTTGaattggaattcataacatacagagccttcagaaagtattcacacctcttgaccttttccacattttgttgtcttaAATGGCCTGCATTTAACATTTATTCAATTGAGACTTTGTGTCACTGGACTACACGCAAAATACCCCATCATGtcaaaagtggaattatgtttttagacatttttacaaattcattaaaaatgaaaagctgaaatgtcttgagtcaataagtattcaacccctttgataTGGCAAACCTAAACAATATCAGGAGTAGAAATGGGCTTAACAATAATAAAttgctctgtgtgcaataatagtgtttacctCATCACTGTACCCCACACgtataattatctgtaaggtccctctttcgagcagtgaatttcaaacacagacattgaatatccaatGAGCATGTTgaagtcagtggaggctgctgagggcagGACGGCTCATAAGAATGACTAGAAAGGAGCAAatgaaatggcatcaaacacatggtttccatgtgtttaatgtatttgataccTTTCTACCtattctgctccagtcattaccacgagcctgtcctccccaattaaggtaccaccaacctcctgaAGTTGAAGTTATTAAtttggatggtgcatcaatacacccaatcactacaaagatacagttgtccttcctaactcagttgccagagaggaaggaaaccgctcaaggaTTTTACCtcaaggccaatggtgactttaaaacagttacagagtctaatggctgtgataggagaaaactgaggatggatcaacaacattgtattcactccacaatactaactgaaatgacaaagtgaaaagaaggaagcctgtaaagaataaaaatattccaaatccTGTGTTCgttttgcaataaggcactaaagtaataatgcaaaaaatgtggcaaatgtATGTCcttaatacaaagtgttatgtttgggccaaatccaatacagcacatcactgagtaccactcttcatattttcaggcatggttgtggctgcatcatgttatagatgtgcttgtcatcggcaaggactaggtaGTTTTTTATGATacaaagaaacagaatagagctaagcgcatgcaaaatcctaaaggaaaacctggttcagtctgctttccaacagacactgggatatGAATTCACCTGCTGCAGGGTTATTTTACTCCTTCAACAAAAccggtcaaattaagatcctacataaaGGAACATCCTACATTAAGATCTGTACATAAAGTGTCTATGGCGGTATGGGTCTACTTGGAATTCTGTCAGTGTGTTGAAGTTGCTGTGTGTTAACTTGCTGGAGGATGTTTGTATAGGAGCATAAGTTAAACCCATTAACCCTGTAGACCAGGCTTGCTCTCTGTGGCTGCTGTAGCATGCGTTAGCTGACCGTAAGGCTAATGTATACACCACACACTGTACAGGTTCATGAGAAATGAAAGTAATTCTGACTCCCTCTCTTTTACtttttcactccctcctctttaTCTCGCTTTCCGCTGTCTCGTTCGAGCTCTCgttctgccccccctctctctccatccctttctctctctctcctctttctctctctctctctctctctctctctctctccatccatcatgctctccctcttccccatccatatctcctcatccctccccctctttctccatccctcttgctctctccatcgctctctctctatccctccatctctctgtcccccttccttccctctctctccatccttccatctctccctcccatgtccctctccctctctccatccctttctctcccccttcccttccccccctctctctctccatccctttctctctctccatcgctccatctctccctcccccttccctccctctctccatcactctctctctctccatcttccaggAGTGTTCCTGATCTGCTGGCTGCCGTTCTTCGTGACTCACATCCTGAACACCCACTGCAGGACGTGCCGTATTCCCCCGGAGCTCTACAGCGCCTTCACCTGGCTGGGCTATGTCAACAGCGCCCTCAACCCTGTCATCTACACCACCTTCAACATTGAGTTCAGACGCGCCTTCATCAAGATCCTCAGCTGCTGAGAACTGAGTTGGTCCAGCATGACCATGTCAGGCTAATGGCCAGGCACCTAAACTGTACTGGGCCTTGGACCCGGCATACCTGAGTATGAATAAGACGCATGAGTCATGGCCTGAGCCTGACTGCATATTATCAGGGGCAATGACTCTACTTCAATAAGATCATTTGCTGCTGAGAGGCCAAGAGGTCCACCATAACCATGTCAGGCAAGGCTTATGACTTGTACTGGACCTTAGGCCCGGCACACCTGATGTGCACACCTGAGCATGGATAATGGATACAGTACCTGAGCCGTGGATACATGAGCCATGACCCGTCCATCTTTAGGGTCAATGACTCGTCTTCATTGAAATCATCTCCAGCTGAGAGGACAGATCCATAAAGACCATGTCTGACCATGCTCTTCCACTGAACCTCTCAGCACACTATAGCACACCTGAGCAAGGACTCTCTAACGGTAACACAGGCCCTGCACACCTGAGCTGAACTACAGGTACCGTATCAGACTTGGCTGCTAGTTAGCTGGGCAAGGACCTGCTCTACCTGTGTTATACTGTACACAGCGGGCAGAGGACATGAAGGGAGAGTATGAGAGTTAAATTCAAACCATAGAAATCACTGCTACAATACTGGTGATTCAGAGGTGGGGGGAAATACTTGTATAGAGAAAAGAGCACAAATGCAACAAAGGAAATGAAGAGAAGTAGAGTTCCACACATCCATATGACACAATGTACAGCCATCAAAAGACACTGAATGCCCTTTCCCTGCTGCCTAATACAGGGGAATTCAACCGGAGGTACTACAGGGGCTCCGTgacaataaatacaaaataaagtgGATGAAAAAATAAAGTGGAAGAATAcaatttttatttaaatgttgTTTTGACTATCCCTAGCAACAACAGATTAAACCATTTTTTTATGACatacttcttccacattttgttgtgttacagcttgaatttaaaatggattcaatttagaTAATTTTTTGTCAATGACCTACACACAAaacccataatggcaaagtggaattatgtttttagaaatttgtacacattaataaaaaatgaaaatctgaaatgtcttgagtcaataggtgttcaacccctttgttatggcatgccaaaataagttcaggagtacgaATTTGCCTAACAAGGatatttgaatgactacctcatctttgtACCCCAGCCGAGCAGAGAATTtcgaacacagattcaaccacaaagaccagggaggttttccaatacctcacaaagaaggaaacctattggtagataggttaaaaaaaagcagacactgaatatccctttgagcatgttgaagttattaatgacactttggatggtgtatcaatacacccagtcactacacagatacaggcgtcctttctaactctagctcagggatttcaccatgagaccaatgatgattttaaaacagttacatagttgaatggctctgataggagaaaactgaggatggatcaacaacattgtagtttctccacaatgctaacctaaatgacagagtgaaaagaaggaagcctgaacCCAATAAATATATTCCAAAACACGCATCCTGTTTGTAATAAGGCacgaaagtaaaaaaaaaaaaagtggcatagaaattaactttatgttctgaatacaaagcgttacgtttggggcaaatccaacccaacacatcactgagtaccactctccatatttcctggcatggtggtggctgcatcatgttatgggtatacttgtcatcggcaaggacatgagaggttttttttaggataaaaagaaatggaatagagcctaagcacaggcaaaatcctgaacctgattcagtctgctttccaacaaacactggaacacaaattcacctttcagcaggacaataaccgatAACACAAGGTGAAATATACACTGCTTACCAAGACAGGACAATTAAAGGCCTAATAAATTAGCAACAttatctaaaaacatgttttcactttgtcattatcgggtattaTATGCAGATTGGTAAGGAAAACaatctatttaatacattttgaattcaggctgtcacACAAAAAAATGTGGAATATGTAAATAGGTATGAATACGTTTTGAAAGCACTGTACCTACAGTAGAAAGAGGAGAATATCTTATTTCTAATGATGTCAACTTTATTACTCAACTCCTAATATTGAGcaaattacactcactggaggcAATTACACTCACTGGATATCTGACAGGCTTTAAAAAAGCAGCCGTGAATAGGCTACCAGTGAGTGCCGATGGCTGCTTTGACATTCATTTGACTTTGATATTAATTTTTGCCAACTGCTCTTAGTGAAAATGTGTTTGGAGTTACCGTTGAAGCTAATAGGCTGCTAGAGTTTACACTCCCTCTTCCAATTAGAATGTGGGGAATACAAAATAATGAAAATGATCTACCAAGTGTTGGTTACTTCTCCTTGccattatcattcacctgatgataagaaacatttttttttgttcaaGTATGATGGGGATCTCTGGGTCGCCGGTTTGCCTGGGAGCGGGTCCCTGGGCAGGAAAAGGTTGAAGACCCCTGGTCTAATGTGATCTTTGAATGAGGTACAAGGAATGATACGCTGTCCTGGTGTTGGTGTTTTAAGGCATTTGTTGGTCCAAATATAaatggaagaacttgtcccgattggtatttttaaatcactgatgg
The window above is part of the Oncorhynchus masou masou isolate Uvic2021 chromosome 30, UVic_Omas_1.1, whole genome shotgun sequence genome. Proteins encoded here:
- the drd3 gene encoding D(3) dopamine receptor codes for the protein MAMFSGSERFIWNDSEQVPEDLRLQWNSSSGWEEDTERNYYAMLYSLLILAIVFGNVLVCLAVVRERSLQTTTNYLVVSLAVADLLVASLVMPWAVYLEVVGGAWLFSRMYCNIFVTLDVMMCTASILNLCAISIDRYTAVVMPVLYNTTHSSRKRVSVMIATVWILAFAVSCPLLFGFNTSGDPTVCSISNPDFVIYSSVVSFYLPFTVTLLVYVRIYVFLRKRRKRIAFRQARSGKVQPGSALPSVETCLQEETPKEKRDLSPIRIKVESVEPAVPPKTHLISGCLRRKRTRTAPVENTLLPPVDIQNYCSISHASCGRTEHEQDRAEEEEELAKERARRPVRRSCEVKELSNGRIHTALRPTPCSQSLAGQQQQQHGIRSMQNREKKATQMLAIVLGVFLICWLPFFVTHILNTHCRTCRIPPELYSAFTWLGYVNSALNPVIYTTFNIEFRRAFIKILSC